The following is a genomic window from Carassius carassius chromosome 24, fCarCar2.1, whole genome shotgun sequence.
GCACCTTCAAAGACAGACCACTTCATTCAGAAAACCAGTTGCCGTGGACCAACGAGTTGCAATATGCATATGGAGACTGGCCACAAATGTAGAGTTCAGAACCATCTCCCATTTATTTGGGATTGGTCAGTCAACTGCTGTTAGCATTACCAACCATGTAGCCTCTGCAATTGTGAAAAATTTGCTTTCCCTTTTCATCAGAACACCATCTGAACAGGAATTTGAAAGCATAATTCAGGGATTCAGAGACAGGTGGGGCTTCCCACAATGTGGAGGAGCTATTGATGGCACTCACATTGGGATTTTGGCTCCACCTGTTAGCTCTGCAGACTACTACAACCGGAAAGGCTTCTACTCTGTTATTCTGCAAGGTGTGGTTGACAACCGACTTATGTTCTGGGACATTATTGTGGGATGGCCGGGCAAGGTTCATGATGCAAGAGTTTTTGCCCATTCATCCTTgtttgagtgaagtgacattcagccaagtatggtgacccatactcagaatttgtgctctgcatttaacccatccaaaatgcacacacacagagcagtgaacacacacacacactgtgagcacacacccggagcagtgggcagccatttatgctgcggcgcccggggagcagttgggggttcgatgccttgctcaagggcacctaagtcgtggtattgaaggtggagagagaactgtacatgcactccccccacccacaattcctgccggcccaggactcgaactcacaacctttcgattgggagtccgactctctaaccattaggccacgacttccctaaagagGGGTAGAAGAGGGGTCAGGGTAATACACTGTTCCCTCGGATAACAGAGAGGTTTGAAGGAGTAGATGTGCCAGCAGTGATTTTGGTGGATGCTGCATATCCATTACTGCCATGGTTGTTGAAACCATATCCAGAAAATCAACAAACAACCCCTGCACAGGCCACCTTCAACAACCGCCTCAGCAAGGCATGGATGACTGTGGAAAGGGCATTTGGCCTCCTGAAAGGAAGGTGGAGATGCTAAATGAAGAGGTGTGATTGCCGCATAGACAACATAAACACTATTATCAGCGCATGTTGCGTTCTGCACAATTTTTGTCTAGTAAATGGTGAGGAATGTGAGGAGATTGCCACAGAAGAGGATAATACCTCATAATACAGCCACTAGTTCAAATGCCACCAGAGATGCATTGTGTTCATATTTCTCAAATTTGTAGAGAGATAGTGTATATTTCAGGAGGATGGTTTTCATTACATACTTCTGTGTCATGCCGCTACTACATTCAGTGcatgtatatttattgtatttactgGTTTACTATGACTTATTTTTGTGCTGTTGTCAATAAAGTCATATTGTTCATTTCAAGAACAGTGCAGGAGTTATTTGCGAATAACACACAAAACATAAGATGATGCCGAAAaaagttttaatcataaactcaggAGCACttctcacaggaaaaaaaaaacagtacttcaCAGAACACGACCATGTACAGTGgtgaaacaaaataagaaaataaatcaaatacaaagTGCTATGTATCAAGGCACTGCTGGGAAAGAAGTTTtctcaaaaatgacaatttgcttGCAGTATACCTTACTTCAATTTGCAGACATACCTGAATGTCATTATTCAATACAGCATAGAAGAAGGTATATAAACATGAAATTCAAAAAGTTTGTGTGAAGTCCAGTGAGTGTATATGGAAAGGTTTGAGAGAACTATAGGCTACCTAGTGTGTGTGGTATATATTGTAGAAGTTCGAGGTAGAATTATAAAGTGTAGAGGTTTGAGGTAGTGCATAGTGTTAGGTTAAAGTGCATAGTACTATGCACTTTAGAACTTGGAACTTTTGGTCATATTTACCTATAACAAacatgttattaattaaaaaaacaagataaaacTTAACAATTATAATGACCCAGCTGGCATTTTAACGTAGAGTCAGCGTTGAATCAACGTCAGGCGTCAGTGTTGGATAACCATtggattttgtttagattttgcaaaTCTAATCAACGTTGAAATAGCAACGTCATTCCAACGTCAATCTAATCAACGTTGAAATAGCAACGTCATTCCAACGTCAATCTAATCAACGTTGAAATAGCAACGTCATTTCAACGTCATGTTTCTCAACATAGGTGAATTTGCCAACATTGAATCAATATTGATTTTAGTTTAGATTTTGCAAATCCAGTCAACGTTGAAATTTCAACGTCACTAAAGTCCTGCTTTTCAACAGTTTATTTTGTTAAACTGTTTTCACTAAAGTATTGATGTGTTCAACAGCAAGAACAAACACTTGAAATGGATACATAAACACTAAGTTTGTGGACATGCAGAGTCAGCTAGGAAAAGCCAATTGGTAAAAGCAAGACCAGGAAGaagattaataaagacatttCACTGATGAAGAAACATGCTTTATTATGGCAAGTGTGCCAACATTTCACACAGACGCGCGTCGAACTAGAAGAACAGCCCAAACATTGGGCCACATTGAACACGGCTGGTTATCTTTCCTTTTTTCTGCCACCGCCACCCATCCTCTCtggtgcatattttaaatatttggccatgtgttcatttattt
Proteins encoded in this region:
- the LOC132103787 gene encoding uncharacterized protein LOC132103787 translates to MVRRFWDKQEERRSLNTMESIALFSLWIILFCLVHGGPQPSHSLLLNRFVALVARKFSRNRAARMRRFARYQLKCSKDFAALITDYSSRTSTRTIWIRQRSGVWWQHVLSSWTDCEWKANFKMRRTSFLQLCNSLQPHLQRQTTSFRKPVAVDQRVAICIWRLATNVEFRTISHLFGIGQSTAVSITNHVASAIVKNLLSLFIRTPSEQEFESIIQGFRDRWGFPQCGGAIDGTHIGILAPPVSSADYYNRKGFYSVILQGVVDNRLMFWDIIVGWPGKVHDARVFAHSSLFE